The following are encoded in a window of Amycolatopsis lexingtonensis genomic DNA:
- the lysA gene encoding diaminopimelate decarboxylase yields MAHPAGPRHADVYTHADTSGLQPSGVEELDKLPAKVWPRNTFRAADGVVRIAGVDVRELAEQHGTPLFVVDEADFKSRCADYAEAFDDPSLVHYASKAFLSIEIARWVAEQGLSLDVCSGGELAVAQRANFPAERITFHGNNKSPAELEAAVVAGVGTVVLDSYYEIARLSDIAARHDVVQPVLIRVTVGVEAHTHEFIATAHEDQKFGFSLASGDAAEAVRRVLNAPSLKLVGLHSHIGSQIFDADGFEVAARRVVGLLADLAKEHGTELLDQLSLVDLGGGFGIAYTEKDNPPPPAQMITQIREIVRKECAYAGLPVPRIAGEPGRAIAGPGTITLYEVGTIKDVSLGDESARRYVSVDGGMSDNIRTALYDAVYDVRVVSRSAGDNEQPVQAVLSRVVGKHCESGDIVVRDCWLPDTLAPGDLLAVAATGAYCYSMASSYNRQPRPAVVAVRNGSSRLLLRRETTDDMLRLEV; encoded by the coding sequence ATGGCGCACCCCGCGGGCCCACGGCACGCCGACGTCTACACCCACGCCGACACCTCCGGGCTCCAGCCGTCCGGGGTCGAAGAGCTCGACAAGCTGCCCGCGAAAGTGTGGCCGCGCAACACCTTCCGCGCCGCCGACGGCGTTGTCCGGATCGCCGGCGTCGACGTCCGCGAGCTGGCCGAGCAGCACGGCACGCCGCTGTTCGTGGTCGACGAAGCCGACTTCAAATCCCGGTGCGCGGACTACGCCGAAGCGTTCGACGACCCCTCGCTCGTGCACTACGCGTCCAAGGCGTTCCTCTCCATCGAGATCGCCCGCTGGGTGGCCGAGCAGGGGCTGAGCCTGGACGTCTGCAGCGGCGGCGAGCTCGCCGTGGCGCAGCGCGCGAACTTCCCGGCCGAGCGGATCACCTTCCACGGCAACAACAAGTCGCCCGCGGAGCTGGAAGCCGCGGTCGTCGCGGGCGTCGGCACGGTCGTGCTCGACTCCTACTACGAGATCGCGCGGCTGAGCGACATCGCCGCGCGCCACGACGTGGTGCAGCCGGTGCTGATCCGGGTGACCGTCGGCGTCGAGGCGCACACCCACGAGTTCATCGCGACCGCGCACGAGGACCAGAAGTTCGGCTTCTCGCTGGCGTCGGGCGACGCCGCCGAGGCGGTCCGCCGGGTGCTCAACGCGCCTTCGCTCAAGCTGGTCGGCCTGCACAGCCACATCGGTTCGCAGATCTTCGACGCCGACGGCTTCGAGGTGGCCGCCCGCCGCGTCGTCGGGCTGCTCGCCGACCTGGCCAAGGAGCACGGCACCGAGCTGCTCGACCAGCTGAGCCTGGTCGACCTCGGCGGCGGGTTCGGCATCGCCTACACCGAGAAGGACAACCCGCCGCCGCCGGCGCAGATGATCACGCAGATCCGCGAGATCGTCCGCAAGGAGTGCGCGTACGCGGGCCTGCCGGTGCCGCGCATCGCCGGCGAGCCGGGCCGCGCGATCGCCGGTCCGGGCACGATCACGCTCTACGAGGTCGGCACCATCAAGGACGTCTCGCTCGGCGACGAGTCGGCGCGGCGGTACGTCAGCGTCGACGGCGGGATGAGCGACAACATCCGGACCGCCCTCTACGACGCGGTGTACGACGTCCGCGTGGTGTCCCGGTCCGCTGGCGACAACGAGCAGCCGGTGCAGGCCGTACTGTCCCGGGTGGTGGGAAAACACTGTGAGTCCGGCGACATCGTCGTACGAGACTGCTGGCTGCCCGACACCCTGGCTCCCGGCGACCTGCTGGCGGTCGCGGCGACCGGCGCCTACTGCTACTCGATGGCGAGCAGCTACAACCGGCAGCCGCGCCCGGCCGTGGTCGCGGTGCGCAACGGCAGCTCCCGGCTGCTGCTGCGGCGGGAGACGACCGACGACATGCTCCGCCTGGAGGTCTGA
- a CDS encoding homoserine dehydrogenase yields the protein MAAPEERPAIRVALLGCGTVGGEVARLLTEQAGELAARAGAPVELAGIAVRRPDKHPELPPELLTADAEQLVTSDDVDVVVELVGGIEPVRGWLLAALKAGKSVVTANKALLAEHSADLFEAADAAGADLYFEAAVAGAIPLLRPLRESLAGDRITRVMGIVNGTTNYILSAMDSTGAGYAETLDEASRLGYAEADPTADVDGYDAASKAAILASLAFHTRVTASDVHREGIADVTASDLAAARGLGRTVKLLAICERVIDDDGVESVSARVHPVMIPRSHQLAGVGGAFNAVYVEADAAGELMFYGQGAGGAPTASAVLGDLVAVARNRVAGGRGPRESAHAALPVRPMGQTPTRYHVSLSVADRAGVLAQVAQAFAGHGVSIAAVRQSDVGDRASLVVVTHQAPDAALQSTVDEIAKLDVVHEVVSVMRVEGEDQ from the coding sequence GTGGCTGCCCCTGAGGAACGCCCGGCCATCCGCGTCGCCCTGCTCGGCTGCGGGACGGTCGGCGGCGAGGTCGCCCGGCTGCTCACCGAGCAGGCCGGCGAGCTGGCCGCGCGAGCGGGCGCGCCGGTCGAACTGGCCGGCATCGCCGTGCGCCGCCCGGACAAGCACCCCGAGCTGCCGCCGGAGCTGCTGACCGCCGACGCCGAGCAGCTCGTCACGTCCGACGACGTCGACGTCGTGGTCGAGCTGGTCGGCGGGATCGAGCCGGTGCGCGGCTGGCTGCTGGCCGCGCTGAAGGCCGGGAAGTCCGTGGTCACCGCGAACAAGGCGCTGCTCGCCGAGCACTCGGCCGACCTGTTCGAGGCCGCCGACGCGGCGGGCGCCGACCTCTACTTCGAGGCCGCGGTGGCCGGCGCCATCCCGCTGCTGCGCCCGCTGCGCGAATCGCTGGCCGGTGACCGCATCACGCGCGTGATGGGCATCGTCAACGGCACCACGAACTACATCCTGTCCGCGATGGACTCCACCGGCGCCGGCTACGCCGAGACGCTCGACGAGGCCAGCCGCCTCGGGTACGCCGAGGCCGACCCGACCGCCGACGTCGACGGCTACGACGCCGCGTCGAAGGCCGCGATCCTCGCGTCGCTGGCGTTCCACACCCGCGTGACGGCCTCGGACGTGCACCGCGAGGGCATCGCCGACGTCACCGCCTCCGACCTCGCGGCGGCCCGCGGGCTCGGCCGCACGGTGAAGCTGCTGGCCATCTGTGAGCGCGTGATCGACGACGACGGCGTCGAGTCCGTCTCGGCGCGCGTGCACCCGGTGATGATCCCGCGCAGCCACCAGCTGGCGGGCGTCGGCGGCGCGTTCAACGCCGTCTACGTCGAGGCGGACGCGGCCGGCGAGCTGATGTTCTACGGCCAGGGCGCGGGCGGCGCGCCGACCGCGAGCGCGGTGCTCGGCGACCTCGTCGCGGTGGCCCGCAACCGGGTCGCCGGCGGCCGCGGCCCGCGCGAATCCGCGCACGCGGCGCTGCCGGTGCGGCCGATGGGCCAGACGCCGACCCGTTACCACGTAAGCCTTTCCGTCGCCGACCGCGCCGGCGTGCTCGCGCAGGTGGCGCAGGCGTTCGCCGGGCACGGGGTGAGCATCGCGGCCGTGCGGCAGAGCGACGTCGGCGACCGCGCGAGCCTGGTCGTCGTGACGCACCAGGCCCCCGACGCGGCCCTGCAGTCCACTGTGGACGAGATCGCGAAGCTCGACGTCGTCCACGAAGTTGTCAGTGTCATGCGGGTGGAAGGCGAAGACCAGTGA